ACGGCTAAGATCGCACTTCTCGCACACAAAGTATCCGTGCTCGTTCCGAACGAACTCGTGATCAGTCGGGTCACACGCCCGCTTCTTGAATGGTGGATCCTTGCCGAGTGGCATACACGCTACACTCGCCGGGAGTTGTTATAGATCAGGATTTGTCACGAGGTGTCTATCGGAACTTCGCGAGGGGACTCTCCTCGGTATCGTCGCTTTCGGTGTCGTCGTCCCCATCGAGCAGCTGGCCGATCGGGGTTCGGTCGCCACTCGGCTCTAGGACTTCGAGCCCGTCGTCGGTCACGGCGATCACGTCGACCATGTCCCGGTCGATCCGTCCGGGGAGCGCCGGGCGCTTGACCGTCGACCACTCCGAGAAGTCGGATATATCCTTCTCCGTCGCGGGGTAATCCGTCGGATCGGCGAATACGTCCTCCGGATCAGTGAACGTGGCGAGCGTTTCGTCGTCCGAATCGCGGAGTTCGACGGTCTCGGTGTCCTCGTGATAGAGCCATACACTCTGGCCGCCAGCGGGTCGATAGACCCGGACGTCGTTGGGTCCGGCCCTCACGTCCCCGTTCGCATTGTAGAGACGAGAGACCCCCTCATTTCCGCTGTAAGCACGCATACACTCAGGGTACTCGTCGAGACGCCGGGCGATGCTCTCGGCGGTGTCGGGTCGGGCGAGCATGAGACAGCGCCGACCGTTCTCGACTGACCGAGCGATGTGCTCCAGCGTCACTCCCGGCGCAGTGTCACCCGTCGAATGTTCGGCTTCGACGTCAACGGTCCCCGCGCCGCTCAGTCTATCGAGTAGTCCGTTCTCCTCGCGGAATTTCTCGACGAGGGAGGCCACTTCCGCGGGTTCAAGGGTGGGGTTTTCGCGTGCAAGACGTAGCTTCGTGCTCTCTGGTTCAGCGAGGGCGTCGGGGTCGTCGTCGCCACCTTGCCGAACGACGTGCAACGGGAGGCCGACCGCAAGGAGATTGTCATAGGCGTCTCGCATGAGCTCGGCGTGAGCCATGCCGCCCGTGTTCTCATTCACTTTGTTGTCCTCGTCGACGGGTGAGAGGAACCGGGCCTTGCCCTCGTCAGTACACCGAACGTGCAACTCGCCGCGGTGGTCGCGCTCGAGGATGCTTTCGGGGAGTGGTCCAAGTAGTCCCTCGATCTTACTGGGTGTATCGGGGACGTCGTCGCTCACTCGTTCGACGTACCGGGCGATCCGATCCGAGGCGTCGGAGAGGCTTACGAACCCGTCCTCGTCGCCGTCGTAGTAGCCCGCGTCATAGACGGCCTGGAGCGCCATGGCCCGAACGAGGGCGGGCGTGTCGTCGTCCTCGTCGCTCTCGTTGGTGCCGTCGTCCTCGCCGGGATAGAGTAACGTATCGGCCTTGATCTCCGCGCTCGTGCGGGCTTTCTGGCCGTGTTTCTCTTGGGAGTGGGCGATCAGTTCGTCCGTTTCGTCCTCGCCCCTGAGTGGGAGCGCGTCAAGCGCGGGAGCGAGGGCTTTCACCTTATAGGAGTCCGTTTTCTCGTCGCGGTCGTCGTGGGTCCGCATGTAGAGGTGATACTTCGACAGTTCGGTGAGGTGCTCGGGTTCAATGTCCGGCGAGTGTTGGGGCGCGATCTCGCGAGCGTCGGCCGGGTCGCCGGGGTCGAACGTCAAGAAGGTCTTACAGTTGCCTTGAATCGCCCGCTGAACGCCGTCGGGGAGGCCGATCTTGTCGTCGTTGCCCGTCTCGAGGTTCTGGCAGGCCAGCGTCAGCGAGAGCCCGAACGCGCGGGCCTCCCGGAGGATATTGTGAATCTCACTTTCCTTGCTCACGATCTTGTCGAACTCGTCGATGACGGTGTAGAACTTCGGCGGGTCGGGCTCGTCGTCGGCGTTCGACTGCTCGCGAATGGCGATCCAGATTCGCCGAATGAGGGCCGTCGCGATGAGGCGCTTTGCCGTATCACTCGACGAGCGATTACGGACCACGATGATCTTACCCTCCCGTACGGCCTCCTCGATCGAGATCGTACTACTCGGGTGGGAGACGATTCGGCGGGTGGTCCCCGACTCGACCCACTCTTTCAGGCGTCGGATGAGGGGCTCAACACTATCCTGTTCGATGTCCGCGAGCACGCGCTGGGCGTAGTCCTCGATCCATTCGATCCGCTCAGAGGCCATCATGTCGGCGTACTCTTGGCGGCCGTCCTCGTCGAGCAGCGCGTAGTACATGTCGAGCATGGTCACGTCCCGCTCAGTCTCGATTTGCCACTGAGCAAGGCCACGGACCACCGACCGGGTAATCCCGCTCATGCGGGCGTGCCAGCCGCCGCCTGAGCCCGACTGTGCGAGCAAGGCCTCCAGGTCGTCGGCCAGCGCTTCGATCGCCGCCTCGGTGCTCGCCGTTCCGAGCTCGGGATTCTTCAGCGGAACCTCGAGGAAGTTGAAGCCGATCTCGTACTCCGAATCCGCGCCGATGTCCAAATAGAGAAGGTCGTCTTCGCGACCTTCGGGGATGAGCGAAACGACGTCCTCCGCGTCGTCTCCTTTCGGATCGAAGAACAGCCCGCCGTGGCCGCGTTGCATGATCTGGCGGAAGTAGTTGATGAGCAAGGTGGTCTTACCCATCCCGGTCGATCCCCCCACGAACTGATGGACGTTCAGGATCTCCGGGTCGACACCCGCCTCAACGCCGTTCTTGGTCCCCCACCCGTACCATATCGGGTTCGCGGGCTCGTCGTCGGAGAGGAGCGCCCGCTGTTTGTCCTCTAGGGGCGAGGTCGCCCGATCGAGACCGACCGAATCGAAGTCGAACCGCGGGGTTCGTGGTGGAACGCCCTTCCCCGCCGTCGTCATGCTATAGTCGGCCTGTTGGGTGTTGAGGTCGGTCGGGACGTGACACGCGCCCGTCGCGGTGTCGATCGGCATGAGGATGTTACGGTCGGCGAACTCGCGACCGGCGGCCGATCGAAGGAACTCATCGAGACCCTCGCCGGTCATTGGGACCGTTCGGAACCCCTGCCGATTCTTCGAATTGTAGAACTTCCGGTACATTCCGGCCGTGTTCATGACGCGCTGCTCGGCAACCTCTGGATCGTCGGAAACGGCGATGATTCGAAAGTTGAGGTGGTAGGCCTTGCTCCCGTACTGGGATTTCACGACCTGATAGACGTCGTCGTTATCGAGATCGACCGTCGTCGTGTGCTGGATATCATCATCGCCACCTTCCGTGAACGTACTCGCCATCTGCTCTAGGATCGCACCCTTTCTGAGGCTCGCTTTCTGCTCACCCATCTCCTTGAGCGTGTCCGGGATCCCCGAGAACCAGTTCTTGCTATCCTTCGGGTGACTCGATATCGCTGGGCGGAGGACCATCTGTACCAAAACGTCGGTATCGGCGAGTTCGGGCGACCCCACCATTTCCGACGTAATCGAGTCGTACGGGTCCTGTGCGAACTCGTTTTGCTCGATTTTGTAGTGCTTGATCGGATAGTAGAAGTTCTCCTCCATGAGCTCGAGGCGAGCGCCGGCGATGTACTTCCCCGCTGGCGCGTCCATGAAGTGCGGGGTTAACTCCTGAATGTCCGAATCGGGATAGTACGTCTG
This is a stretch of genomic DNA from Halalkalicoccus jeotgali B3. It encodes these proteins:
- a CDS encoding type IV secretory system conjugative DNA transfer family protein, encoding MFSLFGGSDEVEARQISEALSTDLYDRARGDLPILGIRPYRGDDGLERGERLLKSLHDAEWSGRFRTKNTSPTHAFELLYTDSDEILQFRFAPGTEDAKRQMLRQLQTYYPDSDIQELTPHFMDAPAGKYIAGARLELMEENFYYPIKHYKIEQNEFAQDPYDSITSEMVGSPELADTDVLVQMVLRPAISSHPKDSKNWFSGIPDTLKEMGEQKASLRKGAILEQMASTFTEGGDDDIQHTTTVDLDNDDVYQVVKSQYGSKAYHLNFRIIAVSDDPEVAEQRVMNTAGMYRKFYNSKNRQGFRTVPMTGEGLDEFLRSAAGREFADRNILMPIDTATGACHVPTDLNTQQADYSMTTAGKGVPPRTPRFDFDSVGLDRATSPLEDKQRALLSDDEPANPIWYGWGTKNGVEAGVDPEILNVHQFVGGSTGMGKTTLLINYFRQIMQRGHGGLFFDPKGDDAEDVVSLIPEGREDDLLYLDIGADSEYEIGFNFLEVPLKNPELGTASTEAAIEALADDLEALLAQSGSGGGWHARMSGITRSVVRGLAQWQIETERDVTMLDMYYALLDEDGRQEYADMMASERIEWIEDYAQRVLADIEQDSVEPLIRRLKEWVESGTTRRIVSHPSSTISIEEAVREGKIIVVRNRSSSDTAKRLIATALIRRIWIAIREQSNADDEPDPPKFYTVIDEFDKIVSKESEIHNILREARAFGLSLTLACQNLETGNDDKIGLPDGVQRAIQGNCKTFLTFDPGDPADAREIAPQHSPDIEPEHLTELSKYHLYMRTHDDRDEKTDSYKVKALAPALDALPLRGEDETDELIAHSQEKHGQKARTSAEIKADTLLYPGEDDGTNESDEDDDTPALVRAMALQAVYDAGYYDGDEDGFVSLSDASDRIARYVERVSDDVPDTPSKIEGLLGPLPESILERDHRGELHVRCTDEGKARFLSPVDEDNKVNENTGGMAHAELMRDAYDNLLAVGLPLHVVRQGGDDDPDALAEPESTKLRLARENPTLEPAEVASLVEKFREENGLLDRLSGAGTVDVEAEHSTGDTAPGVTLEHIARSVENGRRCLMLARPDTAESIARRLDEYPECMRAYSGNEGVSRLYNANGDVRAGPNDVRVYRPAGGQSVWLYHEDTETVELRDSDDETLATFTDPEDVFADPTDYPATEKDISDFSEWSTVKRPALPGRIDRDMVDVIAVTDDGLEVLEPSGDRTPIGQLLDGDDDTESDDTEESPLAKFR